One genomic region from Buchnera aphidicola (Melanaphis sacchari) encodes:
- the murJ gene encoding murein biosynthesis integral membrane protein MurJ yields MNILKSLLSLSIITLTSRILGFIRDLMIAHIFGASIFTDAFFLAFKIPNLLRQFFSEGIFYQSFVPILIDYKVKKREIDIQNLIASISGFIIFVLFIITIFGIIFSCFLISLNAPGFFKSPEKLKLSCVLLKIMFPYVLLVSLSSLYSSILNSWNYFSIPAISSILLNASIIIFSFFFHSYFHPSVIILAWSVIIGGFFQLFYQFPHLYKINMLVIPKINFRNTDLLKFLKKIGPSFLGVIANQVSLVCNTIFSSLLISGSISWMYYADRLIEFPIGMLGTSLGTILFTYLSKSRSKGIKLEQKRLLIWGFRLSLILSIPSSVVLFILAKPLIIVLFKYGKFTDFDVLMIAKALKLYSFGLVSFILVKILISIFYAYQEINIPMRISIIISLLTQLINPFLIFYFQHAGLALSFSISGWISFFLLYRKLSQKNIFFFKFNDFIFFCRLLFATFIMIISINIMLYFVPAWDIGSIFDKIKRLFSILFISGAVYLISLYSMGIYLLDYSNISSVHNNTKR; encoded by the coding sequence ATGAATATTCTAAAGTCTTTACTATCATTAAGCATTATAACATTAACATCTCGTATTTTAGGTTTTATACGTGATCTTATGATTGCGCATATATTTGGCGCCTCAATTTTTACTGATGCTTTTTTTTTAGCTTTTAAAATTCCTAACTTATTACGTCAGTTTTTTTCTGAAGGAATTTTTTATCAATCATTTGTCCCTATTTTAATAGATTATAAAGTGAAAAAAAGAGAAATTGATATACAGAATCTTATTGCATCTATTTCTGGTTTTATCATTTTTGTTTTATTTATTATAACAATATTCGGAATAATTTTTTCTTGTTTTTTAATTTCACTAAATGCTCCAGGATTTTTTAAATCACCAGAAAAATTAAAATTATCTTGTGTTTTATTAAAAATTATGTTTCCTTACGTTTTGCTTGTATCTTTATCGTCTTTATATTCTTCAATATTAAATAGTTGGAATTATTTTTCTATTCCTGCAATTTCTTCAATTTTATTAAATGCTAGTATTATTATATTTTCATTTTTTTTTCATTCATATTTTCACCCTTCTGTTATTATATTGGCTTGGTCAGTTATTATAGGTGGTTTTTTTCAACTATTTTACCAATTTCCGCATTTATATAAAATAAATATGTTAGTCATTCCTAAGATTAATTTTAGAAATACTGATCTTTTAAAATTTTTAAAAAAAATCGGTCCTTCTTTTTTGGGAGTTATAGCAAATCAAGTTTCTCTAGTTTGTAATACTATTTTCAGTTCTTTATTGATTTCTGGTTCAATATCCTGGATGTATTATGCCGATCGATTAATTGAATTTCCTATAGGAATGCTAGGTACTTCTTTAGGCACTATTTTATTTACATATTTATCTAAAAGTCGTTCAAAAGGTATTAAATTAGAACAAAAAAGATTGTTAATTTGGGGATTTCGTTTAAGTTTAATTTTATCGATACCAAGTTCTGTTGTTTTATTTATTTTAGCTAAACCATTAATTATTGTTTTATTTAAATATGGTAAATTTACAGACTTTGATGTTTTGATGATTGCAAAAGCATTAAAATTATATTCTTTTGGATTAGTTTCATTTATTTTAGTAAAAATTTTAATTTCTATTTTTTATGCATATCAAGAAATTAATATTCCAATGCGAATTTCTATTATAATTTCGTTACTTACGCAATTAATAAATCCTTTTTTAATCTTTTATTTTCAACATGCAGGACTTGCTTTATCTTTTAGTATATCAGGATGGATAAGTTTTTTTTTACTTTATAGAAAATTATCTCAAAAAAATATATTTTTTTTTAAATTTAACGATTTTATATTTTTTTGTCGTTTATTATTTGCAACATTTATAATGATAATTTCTATAAATATTATGTTATATTTTGTTCCAGCATGGGATATTGGTTCTATTTTTGATAAAATAAAACGTTTATTCAGTATATTATTTATTTCTGGAGCAGTATATTTAATCTCTTTATACAGTATGGGAATATATTTATTAGATTATTCCAATATTTCTTCTGTACATAATAATACTAAAAGATAG
- a CDS encoding OmpA family protein, which translates to MKKKVFTVFLLLTSLISNVQAKDKDDDGWYFGTKTGWSTFNLLTYNNSNNSITKEAKDNNANAPVFGLFLGYDFNPYIGLEIENDTTGFVPHFLFQNNKKNIHANSLQISTKMSYPITNDFKIYTRLGSMMFWDNLSSKEDLKNIFTKKSSLFPNLSLGAEYIINDKFITRLDYTWKTSIDNIINLSMKPSLGDTMLSLGWKFGASNINDMFASYIPEALNKQYVALNENINFPFNSTEIKPVAYDKLKKIDNEIKNIKSKNIYIMLSGHSDRIGNKEYNQRLSEDRAYSIKNYFTSHGISNDKITVQGMGNGYPLTDQVCKDIENRSLLISCLAPDRRVEIEVLAD; encoded by the coding sequence ATGAAAAAGAAAGTTTTTACTGTTTTTTTATTGCTAACTAGTTTAATTAGCAATGTTCAAGCGAAAGATAAAGATGATGATGGATGGTATTTTGGTACAAAAACAGGATGGTCGACTTTTAATCTCTTAACTTATAATAATAGTAATAATTCTATCACTAAAGAAGCTAAAGATAACAATGCAAATGCTCCTGTTTTTGGATTGTTTTTAGGTTACGATTTTAATCCATATATTGGTTTAGAGATAGAAAATGATACAACTGGTTTTGTGCCTCATTTCTTATTTCAAAATAATAAAAAAAATATTCATGCTAATAGTTTGCAAATATCTACAAAAATGTCATATCCAATAACAAATGATTTTAAAATTTATACCCGTTTAGGAAGTATGATGTTTTGGGATAACTTATCTTCTAAGGAAGATTTAAAAAATATTTTTACTAAAAAAAGTTCTTTGTTTCCTAATTTATCTTTAGGGGCGGAATATATTATAAATGATAAATTTATTACTAGACTAGATTACACTTGGAAGACTAGTATTGATAATATTATAAATTTATCAATGAAACCTTCTTTGGGTGATACAATGTTATCATTGGGATGGAAGTTTGGAGCATCTAATATTAATGATATGTTTGCATCATATATTCCAGAAGCATTAAATAAACAATATGTTGCATTAAATGAAAATATTAATTTTCCATTTAATAGTACGGAAATAAAACCTGTAGCTTATGATAAGCTAAAAAAAATAGATAATGAAATAAAAAATATAAAATCAAAAAATATTTATATTATGCTTTCAGGCCATTCGGATCGAATAGGAAATAAAGAATATAATCAAAGATTATCTGAAGATCGTGCATATAGCATTAAAAATTATTTTACTTCGCATGGAATTTCTAATGATAAGATAACTGTTCAAGGTATGGGTAATGGTTATCCTTTAACTGATCAAGTATGTAAAGACATAGAAAACAGATCTTTACTAATTAGTTGCTTAGCACCTGATCGTCGTGTAGAGATTGAAGTTTTAGCAGATTAA
- the rsmC gene encoding 16S rRNA (guanine(1207)-N(2))-methyltransferase RsmC, whose translation MLFSQDSQLILRHKDILKEKKIFFSGNIQDQLPEYLLASKKIIYFQTYQKKLNTNKVKIIHLYKNLLISQKIIKEYEVLIYYWPKNKNEARFQLFHLLSFFKIGSKIFIIGKKSSGIKSAGEILKKWINLKKVENAKHSILFSGVLLKKPKFKLEDFFNTHVWKNLVIKSLPGVFGYKKIDEGSKLLASTFSKKIYGKILDMGCGSGVLSVSILKNSINSYLTMTDNKESALISSKETLKYNQLSANIILSDLYSNIFKKFNIIISNPPLHNDLKKDFNITKKIITQSVYYLEKKGELRFVTNSCLNYDFYLKKFFKKYSIISRTNKYKVYQANL comes from the coding sequence TTGTTATTTTCTCAAGATAGTCAACTGATACTACGTCATAAAGATATTCTAAAAGAAAAAAAAATTTTCTTTTCAGGTAATATACAAGATCAATTGCCTGAATATTTGTTAGCTTCAAAAAAAATAATATATTTTCAGACATATCAAAAAAAACTAAATACAAATAAAGTAAAAATTATTCATTTATATAAAAATTTATTAATTTCTCAAAAAATTATTAAAGAATATGAGGTATTGATTTATTATTGGCCTAAAAATAAAAATGAAGCAAGATTTCAATTATTTCATTTGCTATCATTTTTTAAAATTGGAAGTAAAATTTTTATTATAGGTAAAAAATCAAGTGGTATTAAAAGTGCAGGAGAAATATTAAAAAAATGGATTAATTTAAAAAAGGTAGAAAATGCGAAGCATTCTATTTTATTTTCGGGCGTTCTTTTAAAAAAACCAAAATTCAAATTAGAGGATTTTTTTAACACACATGTTTGGAAAAATTTAGTTATAAAATCATTACCAGGAGTTTTTGGATATAAAAAAATAGATGAAGGGAGTAAATTACTTGCATCTACTTTTTCTAAAAAAATTTATGGTAAAATACTAGATATGGGATGCGGATCAGGAGTGTTATCAGTATCTATATTAAAAAATTCAATTAATTCTTATTTAACAATGACAGATAATAAAGAATCTGCTTTAATATCAAGTAAAGAAACGCTTAAATATAATCAATTAAGTGCCAATATCATATTAAGTGATCTTTATTCAAATATTTTTAAAAAATTTAACATAATTATTTCTAATCCACCACTGCATAACGATTTAAAAAAAGATTTTAATATAACAAAAAAAATTATTACTCAATCTGTGTACTATTTAGAAAAAAAAGGTGAACTGAGATTTGTCACGAATAGTTGTTTAAACTATGATTTTTATTTAAAAAAGTTTTTTAAAAAGTATTCTATCATAAGTAGAACAAATAAATATAAAGTTTATCAAGCTAATTTATAA
- the minC gene encoding septum site-determining protein MinC, with product MQKIPIEIKGSNFTLLVLYLNTDNIDLINAALYKKIQEFPQFFKNAPIIVNVSSVLSETKWKKIQKIIIKYNLFIVGVSGCKNTGLKKVIIDSGLPVLSEFEKEHMHQDANVFYKNYISKKIKKEKKTHIVNKPVRSGQKIYAKHSDLIVINNVSAGAEIVADGNVHIYGSVRGRVLAGANGDITSQIFCSALFAELISVSGEYWLSDQIPSKFIGQATQIYLKNKLLTISFLN from the coding sequence ATGCAAAAAATTCCTATTGAAATAAAAGGTAGTAATTTTACCTTGCTAGTATTATATCTAAATACTGATAATATAGATTTAATTAATGCTGCTTTATATAAAAAAATTCAAGAATTTCCTCAATTTTTTAAAAATGCTCCTATTATTGTTAATGTATCTAGTGTATTAAGTGAAACAAAATGGAAAAAAATACAAAAAATTATTATTAAATATAATTTATTTATTGTAGGCGTAAGCGGCTGTAAAAATACTGGATTAAAAAAAGTTATTATTGATTCAGGTTTACCTGTTTTATCAGAATTTGAAAAAGAGCATATGCATCAAGATGCAAATGTTTTTTATAAAAATTATATTTCTAAAAAAATAAAAAAAGAAAAAAAAACTCATATTGTTAATAAACCTGTTCGTTCAGGACAAAAAATTTATGCTAAACATTCTGATTTAATAGTAATAAATAATGTAAGCGCTGGTGCAGAAATTGTTGCCGATGGAAATGTTCATATTTATGGATCAGTGCGTGGAAGAGTACTTGCAGGCGCTAATGGAGATATAACTAGTCAAATATTTTGTAGTGCATTATTTGCTGAATTGATATCAGTATCTGGGGAATATTGGTTATCGGATCAAATACCTTCAAAATTTATTGGTCAAGCAACTCAAATTTACTTAAAGAATAAGTTATTAACTATTAGTTTTCTCAATTAG
- the minD gene encoding septum site-determining protein MinD: MARIIVITSGKGGVGKTTSSAAIATGLAKKGKKTVVIDFDIGLRNLDLIMGCERRVVYDFVNVIQGDAKINQALIKDKNTQNLFILPASQTRDKDALTLLGVEKVLNELINMEFDFIICDSPAGIEKGAFLSIYFADEAIVTTNPEVSSVRDSDRILGIISSKSRRSEKNMPPIKEYLLLTRYNPTRVKNGEMLSMKDVLDILRIPIIGVIPEDFSVLRASNQGESIILDTSSNAGCAYCDTVDRLLGKNHKFRFIQEEKKSFLQRLFGR; the protein is encoded by the coding sequence ATGGCACGGATTATTGTAATTACTTCAGGGAAGGGAGGCGTAGGAAAAACCACTTCAAGTGCTGCTATTGCAACTGGTTTAGCGAAAAAAGGAAAAAAGACGGTTGTTATAGATTTTGATATAGGATTAAGAAATTTAGATCTTATTATGGGATGCGAGCGTAGAGTAGTGTATGATTTTGTTAATGTTATCCAAGGAGATGCAAAAATTAATCAGGCTTTAATTAAAGACAAAAACACACAAAATTTATTTATTCTTCCGGCTTCACAAACTAGAGATAAAGATGCTCTAACTTTATTAGGTGTAGAAAAAGTACTAAATGAATTAATAAATATGGAATTTGATTTTATTATTTGTGATTCTCCCGCTGGCATTGAAAAAGGTGCTTTTTTGTCAATATATTTTGCAGATGAAGCTATTGTTACTACCAATCCGGAAGTATCTTCTGTTCGAGATTCCGATCGAATTCTGGGTATTATATCTTCTAAATCACGACGTTCTGAAAAAAATATGCCTCCTATAAAAGAATATCTTTTATTAACACGTTATAATCCTACGCGCGTTAAAAATGGAGAAATGTTAAGCATGAAAGATGTTTTAGATATCCTTCGAATACCAATTATTGGTGTAATTCCTGAAGACTTTTCTGTTTTGCGAGCTTCTAATCAAGGTGAATCAATAATTTTAGATACATCTTCTAATGCTGGATGTGCTTATTGTGATACAGTTGATAGACTGTTGGGTAAAAATCATAAATTTCGTTTTATTCAAGAAGAAAAAAAAAGTTTTTTACAACGTTTATTCGGGAGATAG
- the minE gene encoding cell division topological specificity factor MinE, producing the protein MALLDFFLSRSKSTTANVAKKRLQIIVAEQRKFKNEPDYFPQLKREILSVICKYVNTDPNSITIQLEHKNEDISILELNIILPD; encoded by the coding sequence ATGGCTTTATTAGATTTTTTTTTATCCCGGAGTAAAAGTACTACTGCTAATGTAGCAAAAAAAAGATTGCAAATTATTGTTGCAGAACAAAGAAAATTTAAAAACGAACCAGATTATTTTCCGCAATTAAAACGTGAAATACTTTCGGTAATTTGTAAATATGTTAATACAGACCCTAATTCTATTACAATACAGTTAGAACATAAAAATGAAGATATTTCTATATTAGAATTGAATATAATCTTGCCTGATTAA
- the tsaB gene encoding tRNA (adenosine(37)-N6)-threonylcarbamoyltransferase complex dimerization subunit type 1 TsaB, with protein sequence MSNIILAIECSMNYCSVAIYKKKIYSFLTKCEKKHTVKILPIIYKILKISNTKLQEINYIAFSQGPGNFTGIRIATGISQGLSCALNIPILGISTFSILAEQAWRKYKAKKVLVVMNAQINKFYYAKYIKNSKSLWIGEKTESLLRENQISNKINNLHKNWTLVGNSWNHIPYKKKIFDQKDIFFPHAKDIIPLALLNINLKKFMNYNQFNIKYLDNLFTKK encoded by the coding sequence ATGTCTAATATAATTTTAGCAATTGAATGCTCTATGAATTACTGTTCTGTTGCTATATATAAAAAAAAAATTTATTCATTTTTAACAAAATGCGAAAAAAAACACACTGTAAAAATATTACCAATAATTTATAAAATATTAAAAATTTCTAATACAAAATTACAAGAAATTAATTATATTGCTTTTTCACAAGGACCAGGAAATTTTACTGGAATACGTATTGCTACTGGAATATCTCAAGGACTATCTTGCGCTTTAAACATACCTATTTTAGGAATATCTACTTTTTCCATTCTAGCAGAACAAGCCTGGCGTAAATACAAAGCAAAAAAAGTATTAGTAGTAATGAATGCTCAGATAAACAAATTTTATTATGCAAAATATATTAAAAATAGTAAATCATTGTGGATAGGAGAAAAAACAGAATCCTTATTGAGAGAAAATCAAATATCAAATAAGATAAACAATCTTCATAAAAATTGGACATTAGTAGGAAATAGTTGGAATCACATCCCGTACAAAAAAAAAATATTTGATCAAAAAGATATTTTTTTTCCTCATGCAAAAGATATTATTCCTTTAGCATTATTAAATATTAATTTAAAAAAGTTTATGAATTACAACCAATTCAATATTAAATATTTAGATAATTTATTCACAAAAAAATAA
- a CDS encoding TerC family protein has product MEFFLDPSTWAGLLTLIVLEVVLGIDNLVFVAILSEKLPPGERDKARLIGLGLALLMRLALLTLISWVVTLTTPIIENYFFSLSIRDLILLIGGLFLLFKATIELRERLESKDHENLGNKNYASFWPVVIQIVILDAVFSLDAIITAVGIINQLSIMMIAVILATILMLLTSKKLTKFINLHQTVVVLCLSFLLMIGFSLVAEALRFYIPKGYLYAAIGFSILIEIFNQIARHNFMKNQSRKPMRQRVAEAILRLMVKEKDKTIKEKNNKEIYERKTSTLSLETETFKDEEKYMINSVLNLAGRSIKSIMTPRSNISWVNIEKNKNEIRMQLLDTPHSLFPVCKGELDEIIGIVRAKELLVAIENNIDVYQFSSKIPPIIIPDTLDSINLLGVLRRAQGSFVIVSNEFGVVQGLITPLDVLEAIAGEFPDADETPDIIKEHNSWLVKGETDLHSLQQLFNTEELIKKSDCASLGGLLIAEKGQLPLPGDIIKINSFSFHIVKATEYRIDLVRIKKIKNN; this is encoded by the coding sequence ATGGAGTTTTTTTTAGACCCGTCAACCTGGGCCGGCTTATTAACGCTGATTGTTTTAGAAGTAGTTTTAGGAATTGATAATTTAGTTTTCGTAGCAATTTTATCAGAAAAATTACCTCCTGGTGAAAGAGATAAAGCTCGCTTAATTGGCTTAGGGCTAGCATTACTGATGCGATTAGCATTATTAACATTAATATCTTGGGTTGTCACGTTAACTACACCTATTATTGAAAATTATTTTTTTTCTCTGTCAATACGTGATTTGATTTTACTAATCGGCGGTTTATTTTTATTATTTAAAGCCACGATTGAACTTCGCGAAAGATTAGAAAGTAAAGATCATGAAAATTTAGGAAATAAAAACTATGCTAGTTTTTGGCCTGTAGTGATTCAAATTGTTATATTAGACGCAGTTTTTTCTTTAGATGCAATTATTACAGCGGTTGGAATAATTAATCAATTATCAATCATGATGATTGCTGTAATATTAGCAACGATATTAATGTTATTAACATCTAAAAAATTAACAAAATTTATTAATTTACACCAAACTGTAGTTGTTTTATGTCTTAGTTTTTTGTTAATGATTGGTTTTAGTTTAGTTGCAGAAGCATTGAGGTTTTATATTCCCAAGGGATATTTATATGCGGCTATTGGTTTCTCTATTTTAATTGAAATTTTTAATCAAATAGCACGCCATAATTTTATGAAAAATCAATCTAGAAAACCTATGCGACAAAGAGTAGCTGAAGCCATTTTACGACTTATGGTAAAAGAAAAAGATAAGACTATAAAAGAAAAAAACAATAAAGAAATTTACGAACGAAAAACATCAACTTTGTCATTAGAAACAGAAACTTTTAAAGATGAAGAAAAATATATGATTAATAGCGTTCTTAATTTAGCTGGCCGATCGATTAAAAGCATCATGACTCCTCGAAGCAACATATCTTGGGTAAATATAGAAAAAAATAAAAACGAAATTCGCATGCAATTGTTGGATACCCCACACAGTTTATTCCCAGTTTGCAAGGGCGAATTAGATGAAATAATAGGCATTGTAAGAGCTAAAGAATTATTAGTAGCTATCGAAAATAATATTGATGTTTATCAGTTTTCTTCTAAAATACCACCAATTATTATACCTGATACTTTAGATTCTATTAATTTACTCGGCGTTCTTCGTCGCGCTCAAGGTAGCTTTGTTATTGTAAGTAATGAATTTGGTGTAGTACAAGGTTTAATTACTCCATTAGATGTTCTAGAAGCTATTGCAGGAGAATTTCCAGACGCAGATGAAACCCCGGATATAATTAAAGAACATAATAGCTGGCTGGTTAAAGGCGAAACAGATTTACATTCATTGCAACAATTATTTAATACTGAAGAATTAATTAAAAAAAGTGATTGCGCTTCTCTAGGAGGCTTATTGATTGCAGAAAAAGGTCAATTACCTTTGCCTGGAGATATTATAAAAATTAATTCTTTTAGTTTTCATATCGTTAAAGCTACAGAATATCGCATTGATTTGGTCAGGATTAAAAAAATAAAAAATAATTAA
- the htpX gene encoding protease HtpX, with the protein MIRIMLFLLTNLAVMSTFSLILYITGIQSNSIYACFIMSGLFGFSGSIISLIISKWIALRSVNGKLINCPNNDIEHWLVNTIKNQSKKKGIKTPQIAIYDSFNINAFATGSSRNSALIAVSSELLERMTPSEAEAVIAHEISHIANGDMITMTLIQGVVNTFVIFISHIISQILSNVLLNNKDNNEDEKNSFIFFIISIILEFFFGLLASIITMSFSRYREFYADAGSAKLVGRKKMIAALNRLKKGEEPQESDSIIAFCINGKSKTKIEWFASHPSIEKRIKALENKKYM; encoded by the coding sequence ATGATACGTATTATGCTTTTTTTACTAACTAACTTAGCAGTTATGTCAACATTTAGTCTGATTCTTTATATAACAGGAATTCAGTCTAATAGTATATATGCTTGTTTTATTATGTCTGGTTTATTTGGTTTTAGTGGATCCATAATTTCTTTAATTATTTCTAAATGGATTGCATTACGTTCAGTTAATGGAAAATTAATTAATTGCCCTAATAATGATATAGAACATTGGTTAGTTAATACCATTAAGAACCAATCTAAAAAAAAAGGAATTAAAACTCCTCAAATTGCAATATACGATTCTTTTAATATTAATGCTTTTGCAACAGGTTCTAGCCGAAATTCAGCTTTAATCGCGGTTTCAAGCGAGCTGTTGGAACGTATGACTCCTTCAGAAGCAGAGGCAGTAATTGCTCACGAAATTAGTCATATTGCTAACGGTGATATGATAACAATGACATTAATACAAGGTGTAGTAAACACATTTGTAATTTTTATATCTCATATTATTTCACAAATATTAAGTAATGTCTTATTAAACAATAAAGACAATAATGAAGATGAAAAAAATTCATTCATATTTTTTATAATATCAATAATTTTAGAATTCTTTTTTGGTCTTCTTGCTAGCATAATTACTATGTCCTTCTCTAGATATAGAGAATTTTATGCAGATGCTGGTTCTGCTAAACTAGTTGGTCGAAAAAAAATGATTGCTGCATTAAATCGTTTAAAAAAGGGAGAAGAACCTCAAGAATCAGACAGTATTATTGCGTTTTGTATTAATGGAAAATCTAAAACAAAAATAGAGTGGTTTGCATCGCACCCATCAATAGAAAAGAGAATAAAGGCGTTAGAAAATAAAAAATATATGTAA
- the zwf gene encoding glucose-6-phosphate dehydrogenase, with amino-acid sequence MITNINQACDLIIFGTKGDLAKRKLLPALYKLEKYERMHPDTRIIGAGRADWTQEKYIDMVREAIKNFLNEKMKDNIWKKLRLRLVFFNIDVYKEKYFLELKNIINQKKNIAIYYCAVPPSTFNAIFTGLGKAHLNSYPSRIILEKPLGTCLKTSKKINNQIAKYFLESQIFRIDHYLGKESILNLLSLRFANSFFFHNWNHKIIDHIQITVSEEVGIENRWNYFDQMGQTRDMVQNHLLQILTIIAMNQPNDLTSESIRCEKLKILKALDPINEKNINIQSIRGQYTSGIVNGKKVVSYLEENGANIDSLTETFVALKVNIINKKWSGVPFYLRTGKRLARKYSEIVVVFKDIPKNLFKKFNKDLLPNKLIIRLEPNESIKINFLNKIPGINEKYKLKNDEMEFNYSKILDSKNLVGAYERLLLESMKGTQSLFVCRDEIEEAWNWIDPIISYWKISNKNNLQLYASGTWGPKNLDSIMTRDDRFWNKFNYK; translated from the coding sequence ATGATTACAAATATTAATCAAGCATGTGACTTAATTATTTTTGGAACTAAAGGAGATTTAGCAAAACGAAAACTGTTACCTGCGTTGTATAAATTAGAAAAATACGAAAGAATGCATCCTGATACAAGAATAATTGGCGCTGGTCGAGCAGATTGGACTCAGGAAAAATATATTGATATGGTGCGAGAAGCAATAAAAAATTTTTTAAACGAAAAAATGAAAGATAATATCTGGAAAAAATTAAGATTACGTTTAGTTTTTTTTAACATTGACGTTTACAAAGAAAAATATTTCTTAGAGCTAAAGAACATAATTAATCAAAAAAAAAATATAGCTATTTATTACTGCGCGGTCCCCCCTAGTACATTTAATGCTATTTTTACAGGACTAGGAAAAGCGCATTTAAACTCTTATCCGTCAAGAATAATATTAGAAAAACCATTAGGAACATGCTTAAAAACATCAAAAAAAATTAATAATCAAATTGCTAAGTATTTTTTGGAATCACAAATATTTCGTATTGATCATTATCTTGGTAAAGAATCAATATTAAATCTATTATCCTTACGATTTGCTAATTCATTTTTTTTTCACAATTGGAACCATAAAATAATTGATCATATTCAAATTACTGTGTCTGAAGAAGTAGGCATTGAAAATAGATGGAATTATTTTGATCAAATGGGACAAACAAGAGATATGGTTCAAAATCATTTATTACAAATTTTAACTATTATTGCAATGAATCAACCTAATGATCTAACATCTGAAAGTATTCGATGTGAAAAATTAAAAATTTTAAAAGCGCTTGATCCGATAAATGAAAAAAACATTAATATTCAATCTATTAGAGGTCAATATACATCAGGTATAGTAAACGGGAAAAAAGTGGTTTCTTATTTAGAAGAAAACGGAGCAAATATAGATAGTTTAACAGAAACTTTTGTCGCTCTTAAAGTAAATATTATCAATAAAAAATGGTCAGGAGTACCTTTTTATTTAAGAACTGGAAAACGTTTAGCGCGTAAATATTCTGAAATAGTAGTTGTTTTTAAAGATATACCTAAAAATTTATTCAAAAAATTCAATAAAGATTTATTGCCAAATAAACTAATTATACGTTTAGAACCTAATGAAAGTATCAAAATAAATTTTTTAAATAAAATTCCTGGAATAAATGAAAAATATAAATTAAAAAATGATGAAATGGAATTTAACTATTCTAAAATACTCGATTCTAAAAATTTAGTTGGTGCTTATGAAAGATTATTATTAGAAAGTATGAAAGGAACACAATCTTTATTTGTATGTCGAGATGAAATAGAAGAAGCTTGGAATTGGATCGATCCTATTATCAGCTACTGGAAAATATCTAATAAAAATAATCTTCAATTATATGCTTCTGGAACGTGGGGGCCAAAAAATTTAGATTCTATAATGACTCGTGATGATCGTTTTTGGAATAAATTTAATTATAAATAA